A genomic segment from uncultured Marinifilum sp. encodes:
- a CDS encoding 4Fe-4S binding protein, translating to MNRPKHTEYISPTHIDDYPTGPQYKAGFLPETNAGWRTFKPVVNYDECIYCLRCYLLCPDGTIKKEDGKITFDLDYCKGCGVCAHECPKNAITMVKE from the coding sequence ATGAACAGACCTAAACATACAGAATACATAAGTCCAACTCATATTGACGATTACCCAACAGGGCCACAATATAAAGCTGGATTTCTTCCTGAAACCAATGCAGGATGGAGAACTTTTAAACCAGTGGTAAATTACGATGAATGTATTTATTGCTTGCGTTGCTATTTGCTTTGTCCCGATGGAACCATAAAAAAGGAAGATGGCAAAATTACATTTGATTTAGATTATTGCAAAGGTTGTGGAGTGTGTGCTCACGAATGCCCAAAGAATGCAATTACAATGGTGAAGGAGTAA
- a CDS encoding thiamine pyrophosphate-dependent enzyme, whose product MTNLVDIPKVNAKNMTEKEFFYGHKACAGCGGSIAVRLALKVLGERTYTALPAGCMSAVGFIFPQMAFNTNAIITSFPGSASMAAGIAAGAKALGQKDFKTVVFAGDGGTADIGFQALSGMIDRNDDVLYICYDNEAYMNTGIQKSGLTPYGTKTTTTPAGKNIPGTVTHKKNLFEIIAAHDIAYAATASIGYPQDFINKVNKAKHTKGATFIHVYASCPTGWGTPTETSVEIAKDAVDCGLIFLAEYEDGEYKLNRNPKEFKSVKDYLKKQARFKHMSDEDIDCVTQHRDYKWKRMRKNWL is encoded by the coding sequence ATGACTAATTTAGTAGATATCCCAAAAGTGAATGCGAAAAACATGACCGAAAAGGAATTTTTCTATGGTCATAAGGCTTGCGCCGGATGTGGTGGAAGTATTGCCGTTCGCCTGGCGCTTAAGGTTTTGGGCGAGCGCACTTATACGGCATTACCAGCCGGGTGCATGTCGGCAGTAGGTTTTATTTTTCCGCAAATGGCATTTAATACCAATGCAATTATTACAAGCTTTCCGGGATCGGCAAGTATGGCAGCAGGTATTGCAGCCGGAGCCAAAGCTCTGGGGCAGAAAGATTTTAAAACCGTAGTGTTTGCTGGCGATGGTGGAACTGCAGATATTGGTTTTCAGGCTTTATCGGGTATGATAGATCGTAACGATGATGTTTTGTATATCTGCTACGACAATGAGGCATACATGAATACCGGAATTCAGAAAAGTGGATTAACTCCTTACGGAACCAAAACAACAACTACGCCAGCTGGTAAGAATATCCCGGGAACGGTAACTCACAAAAAGAATTTGTTCGAAATTATTGCTGCCCACGATATTGCCTATGCTGCAACGGCCAGTATTGGTTATCCTCAGGATTTTATTAACAAAGTGAACAAAGCCAAGCATACCAAAGGTGCAACTTTTATTCATGTATATGCATCCTGTCCTACAGGATGGGGAACGCCAACCGAAACATCGGTAGAAATTGCTAAAGATGCTGTTGACTGTGGTCTGATTTTTCTTGCAGAGTATGAAGATGGGGAGTATAAATTGAACCGAAATCCGAAGGAATTTAAATCGGTAAAAGATTATTTAAAAAAGCAGGCACGTTTTAAACACATGAGCGATGAGGATATTGACTGTGTAACACAACATCGCGATTACAAGTGGAAGAGAATGCGCAAAAACTGGTTGTAA
- a CDS encoding Lrp/AsnC family transcriptional regulator: MESLDHTDRKILELLQQDCRITIKELAQKLHLSNTPVYERVKKLERSGIIKNYVAVLDSEKIERSMVVFISISITKHTRDVVDHFRQEALALPEVMEFYITSGNFDAMLKIMVKDMNAFQFFIQEKLSKFDYITRFNSTFVISSSKKIGYDL, translated from the coding sequence ATGGAAAGTCTCGACCATACCGACAGAAAAATTTTAGAGCTGCTTCAGCAAGATTGCAGAATCACAATCAAAGAGTTAGCACAGAAATTACACCTTAGCAATACACCCGTTTACGAGAGGGTAAAAAAATTGGAACGAAGTGGAATTATTAAAAACTATGTGGCTGTTTTAGATTCCGAAAAAATAGAACGCAGCATGGTGGTTTTTATCTCTATATCAATAACCAAACACACTCGCGATGTTGTAGATCATTTTAGGCAGGAAGCTCTGGCTTTACCAGAAGTAATGGAGTTTTACATTACTTCAGGAAATTTTGATGCCATGCTTAAAATTATGGTAAAAGATATGAATGCTTTCCAGTTTTTTATTCAGGAAAAGTTATCGAAATTCGATTATATTACTCGTTTTAATAGCACTTTCGTGATTTCTTCATCGAAAAAAATTGGATATGATTTATAG
- a CDS encoding transketolase C-terminal domain-containing protein, with protein sequence MKNNKIFISGDEAVAQGVRLSRPHVIAAYPITPQTITVERLSEMVEAGEMDAEYMHVESEHSAISATMGASAVGARTFTASSSQGLLYMAEGLHYCSGGRWPVVMMNANRSVALPWSIYGDQRDSLSLLDSGWIQVYVEDAQEALDMIIQAYKIAEHKDVLTPMMVNLDGFILTHTYELVEIPEQEKVDEFLPPFQTPNKMSFEEPKNLGFSSRPDDNTEFKYQQNKAMLDAIDVIGKCDEDFANTFGRKYHGMVEEYMCEDADVVLLALGSVCGTVRVVVDKLRAKGKKVGLLKIRYMRPFPVKEVKNLAKRVKAIGVIDKDISFGYEGTVYTNVNSAISQIDKYVYKSNFVGGLGGRDITKTEIEDMYNKLYAGLEKNSEETVEFFSLNVETND encoded by the coding sequence ATGAAAAATAATAAGATTTTTATATCCGGTGATGAGGCAGTAGCTCAGGGCGTAAGGTTATCGCGTCCGCATGTGATTGCTGCTTATCCAATAACTCCGCAGACCATTACGGTTGAACGTTTGTCGGAAATGGTTGAGGCAGGAGAGATGGATGCTGAATACATGCATGTAGAGTCTGAACATTCCGCAATTTCAGCAACAATGGGTGCCAGTGCAGTGGGTGCCCGAACATTTACTGCATCATCTTCTCAGGGATTGTTGTACATGGCCGAAGGGCTTCATTATTGCAGCGGCGGACGCTGGCCTGTGGTAATGATGAATGCCAACCGCTCTGTTGCTTTGCCATGGAGTATTTATGGCGATCAGCGCGATTCTCTTTCATTGCTGGATTCGGGATGGATACAAGTATATGTTGAAGATGCTCAGGAAGCATTGGATATGATTATTCAGGCTTATAAAATTGCGGAGCATAAAGATGTGTTAACTCCAATGATGGTGAATTTGGATGGATTTATACTGACTCATACTTACGAGTTGGTTGAGATTCCTGAACAGGAAAAAGTAGATGAATTTTTACCTCCATTTCAAACACCGAATAAAATGTCGTTCGAAGAGCCAAAAAATCTTGGCTTTAGCTCTCGTCCCGACGATAATACCGAATTTAAATATCAGCAAAATAAAGCCATGCTCGATGCCATTGATGTAATAGGTAAATGTGATGAGGATTTCGCCAATACCTTTGGCAGAAAATATCACGGAATGGTAGAGGAATACATGTGTGAGGATGCCGATGTGGTATTACTTGCTTTGGGTAGTGTTTGCGGAACTGTTCGTGTTGTGGTTGATAAGCTTCGTGCAAAAGGCAAAAAAGTTGGATTGTTAAAAATCCGCTACATGCGTCCTTTCCCGGTTAAGGAAGTAAAAAATCTGGCAAAAAGAGTAAAAGCAATAGGTGTAATCGATAAAGATATTTCTTTCGGATACGAAGGAACTGTTTATACCAACGTAAACTCTGCCATTTCTCAAATCGATAAATATGTGTACAAAAGCAATTTTGTTGGCGGATTAGGTGGTCGTGATATCACCAAAACAGAAATTGAAGACATGTACAATAAACTGTATGCAGGATTGGAGAAAAACAGTGAAGAGACAGTAGAATTTTTCAGCTTAAATGTAGAAACCAATGACTAA
- a CDS encoding PAS domain-containing sensor histidine kinase, translating to MVHKEKPHSCSGNISKSNIDYKALIDNSLDVVWKMDLRMCFTYVSPSIYTHTGYTVEEWTGSKLSDHATPKEYYKMARIALSEIRRLKNRQAVRFQTVMLNKKGEAVDFEIVSRIVCDKNGTPKEITGSTRNISERIKYEKEMKKNNLIKDKFFSIVAHDLKSSFGSMLGFSDLLVDMVENIDDEKVRKFTNLLNNNIQNTYNYLNNLLEWSRSQTNSIQYNPDSFKFIDLLKEVFNIVNLQAKIKSVTINYEIDKELTIWADYKMIETVVLNLITNAIKYTKKGGSILINGEQSLHEFKCSVSDNGIGICKERLNNIFIIEEAKSTLGTNNETGTGLGLILSKEFIERHKGSIGVKSKLKKGSTFWFSLPTKKI from the coding sequence ATGGTGCATAAAGAAAAACCACATTCCTGTTCAGGTAATATCAGCAAAAGTAATATCGATTATAAAGCTTTAATCGATAACTCTCTTGATGTGGTTTGGAAAATGGATTTGAGAATGTGTTTTACCTATGTAAGTCCTTCTATATACACGCATACCGGATATACTGTAGAGGAATGGACAGGAAGTAAATTGTCGGATCATGCTACGCCAAAAGAGTACTATAAAATGGCACGAATAGCTTTGAGCGAAATACGACGATTAAAGAATCGACAAGCAGTACGATTTCAAACTGTAATGTTAAATAAAAAAGGGGAAGCAGTCGATTTTGAAATTGTTTCGAGAATTGTATGTGATAAAAATGGCACGCCGAAAGAGATTACAGGAAGTACGCGCAATATATCGGAGCGTATTAAGTACGAAAAAGAGATGAAGAAAAATAATCTGATTAAAGATAAATTTTTCTCTATTGTGGCGCATGATTTGAAAAGCTCCTTTGGTTCTATGTTGGGTTTTAGTGATTTACTGGTTGATATGGTAGAGAATATTGATGATGAAAAAGTGCGAAAATTCACTAATCTTTTAAATAATAACATACAAAATACTTACAACTATTTAAATAACTTATTGGAGTGGTCGCGATCGCAAACCAATAGTATTCAATATAATCCAGATTCTTTTAAATTTATCGATTTACTTAAGGAAGTATTTAATATTGTTAATTTGCAGGCTAAAATTAAATCGGTTACAATAAATTACGAAATTGATAAAGAACTAACAATATGGGCCGATTATAAAATGATAGAAACCGTTGTGCTTAATTTAATTACCAATGCAATAAAATATACCAAAAAGGGAGGAAGTATACTTATAAACGGAGAGCAAAGCTTGCACGAATTTAAATGTAGTGTTAGCGATAATGGTATTGGAATTTGTAAAGAAAGATTAAATAATATTTTTATAATTGAAGAGGCAAAAAGTACATTAGGAACAAATAACGAAACAGGAACTGGTCTTGGCCTTATTTTAAGTAAAGAATTTATTGAAAGACACAAAGGCAGCATAGGAGTTAAAAGCAAATTAAAAAAGGGATCTACTTTTTGGTTTTCTCTTCCAACTAAAAAAATATAA
- a CDS encoding PLP-dependent aspartate aminotransferase family protein, which yields MKNINASHTPLYREAGFSLKDSKRTKQAFLEEIDHPHEPDNYIYSRYRNPTTVAVEKQIMELENCKWALLVETGMAAIDVAVSLFQNGKDSGPYLFFNEIYGGTNSFIDTVLIKRRNMDIHRFYASNGLYNLGELENMLKDIKPEFLYFEAVSNPMLIVADVKKIMSLAKQYNCKIIVDNTFGTPYLWKPLLDGADLVIHSATKYLSGHGNITAGVICGNSKDLMKEAIEYRKWAGHFLSPDDAYRLGTQLKTFELRFKQHCNNALMLAEYLENHPKIEEVLYPGLESHPTRKEAVNLFGNRGFGGMVTFDIKGNSDEDKREKCNSFIAALKNNIPLVPTLGEVDTILLPVEPVWGAKYPLPGTIRLSVGIENIDKLKKWIGEALENV from the coding sequence ATGAAAAATATAAATGCATCGCACACTCCGCTTTATCGTGAGGCCGGATTTAGTTTAAAAGATTCAAAAAGAACTAAACAAGCCTTTTTAGAAGAAATAGATCATCCGCACGAACCCGATAATTATATTTATTCGCGTTATCGTAATCCTACTACAGTAGCAGTTGAAAAGCAAATTATGGAACTGGAGAATTGCAAGTGGGCACTTCTTGTGGAAACTGGAATGGCCGCTATCGATGTTGCTGTATCGCTTTTTCAAAATGGAAAAGATTCTGGTCCTTACCTGTTTTTTAATGAAATATACGGAGGAACCAACTCTTTTATCGATACCGTATTAATAAAGCGAAGGAATATGGATATTCACCGGTTTTATGCAAGTAATGGTTTGTATAATCTTGGAGAACTAGAAAATATGCTTAAGGATATTAAGCCTGAATTTCTTTATTTCGAAGCTGTATCGAATCCAATGTTAATTGTTGCCGATGTAAAAAAAATTATGTCTCTGGCCAAACAATACAATTGTAAAATTATTGTTGATAATACTTTCGGAACTCCCTATTTATGGAAACCTTTGCTCGATGGGGCCGATTTAGTAATTCATTCGGCAACCAAATACCTGAGCGGACATGGCAATATAACAGCTGGTGTTATTTGTGGCAACAGTAAGGACTTAATGAAAGAAGCTATTGAGTATAGAAAATGGGCCGGACATTTCTTAAGTCCCGACGATGCTTATCGCTTGGGAACACAGCTAAAAACTTTCGAACTGCGCTTTAAACAGCATTGCAATAATGCTTTAATGCTGGCTGAGTATCTAGAAAATCATCCTAAAATAGAAGAGGTTTTATATCCTGGTTTGGAATCGCATCCAACAAGAAAAGAGGCAGTTAATTTATTTGGGAATAGAGGCTTTGGAGGAATGGTAACTTTCGATATTAAAGGAAATTCCGATGAGGATAAACGCGAGAAATGCAACAGCTTTATTGCTGCTCTTAAGAATAACATTCCTTTGGTACCAACACTTGGGGAAGTAGATACTATTCTTTTGCCGGTTGAGCCGGTTTGGGGCGCTAAATACCCATTGCCTGGTACTATTCGATTATCGGTAGGAATAGAAAATATTGATAAGCTAAAAAAATGGATTGGTGAGGCTTTGGAGAAT
- a CDS encoding 2-oxoacid:acceptor oxidoreductase family protein encodes MKEIRWHGRGGQGGFTASRLLGIAASVHGGKHALAFPSFGPERRGAPVLAFTKIDDTKIHDRSEVQNSDYVVVMDETLIVPGFEKGIRAGACILINTRDVNQYKNQLKDFDLHGIDATSMAMEILGRPITNTAMYGALAAVSGLVSKEAAVASIHTEMKPKLAAVNEKIVERAYELINN; translated from the coding sequence ATGAAAGAAATTAGATGGCACGGACGAGGAGGGCAAGGTGGATTCACTGCTTCTCGTTTGCTCGGAATTGCTGCCAGTGTTCATGGAGGAAAGCATGCTTTAGCTTTTCCATCCTTCGGACCCGAACGAAGAGGAGCTCCGGTATTGGCATTCACAAAAATTGATGATACGAAAATTCACGACCGTAGCGAAGTACAAAATAGCGACTATGTTGTGGTAATGGACGAAACCTTAATTGTACCGGGATTCGAAAAAGGAATTAGAGCAGGAGCTTGTATTCTAATTAATACTCGCGATGTTAACCAGTATAAAAATCAATTAAAAGATTTTGATTTGCATGGTATTGATGCAACATCTATGGCCATGGAAATTTTGGGCAGACCAATTACCAATACAGCTATGTATGGTGCTTTAGCTGCTGTATCGGGTCTGGTAAGCAAGGAAGCTGCAGTAGCAAGTATTCATACCGAAATGAAACCGAAACTGGCCGCAGTGAATGAGAAGATTGTAGAGAGAGCGTACGAATTAATTAACAATTAA
- a CDS encoding PLP-dependent aminotransferase family protein yields MISDLKGTFSHISNNIKRSAIREILKLTQNPEVISFAGGLPAPESFPVDSLDGLISEMLKEEGAAVLQYDATEGVTELRQLLLKKYQDEGIECSLDNLIVTTGSQQGLDLVGKVLVNEGDTVICGLPSYLGGIGAFQAYGAKMAGVPMDDQGMSANLLEAKLIELAEQGIKPKFIYVIPDFQNPTGITMPKSRRLEIIKLAHKYDVLIVEDCPYREVRFEGEAQPMMYELDNDDHVMTLGTFSKIFAPGLRIGWILGPEAVNEKIVIAKQSADLCTPTFVQKIAVRYLKSGVFESNLKKTIDLYHQRRDVMLSEMEKCMPKGVSWTHPEGGMFLFITLPDNMNTLELFHKAIEKKVAFVTGNVFYCDGSGTNTMRLNFSYVNNEKAKEGIKRLAKIIEEEMVKNTSEILTI; encoded by the coding sequence ATGATTAGCGATTTAAAAGGTACTTTTTCTCACATTAGTAACAATATTAAGCGATCGGCAATTCGTGAAATTTTAAAACTGACACAAAACCCCGAAGTAATTTCTTTTGCAGGCGGCTTACCTGCACCCGAATCGTTTCCGGTTGATAGTTTAGACGGATTAATTTCTGAAATGTTAAAAGAAGAGGGAGCTGCAGTTTTGCAATATGATGCTACCGAGGGGGTTACAGAATTAAGACAGCTGCTTTTAAAAAAATATCAAGACGAAGGAATTGAATGTTCTTTAGATAATTTAATTGTAACAACCGGATCGCAACAGGGGCTAGACCTGGTGGGTAAGGTTTTGGTGAACGAAGGCGACACTGTTATTTGTGGTTTGCCATCTTACCTTGGTGGTATTGGTGCTTTTCAGGCTTATGGTGCTAAAATGGCCGGTGTGCCAATGGATGATCAGGGGATGAGTGCCAATTTACTGGAAGCAAAATTAATAGAATTGGCAGAACAGGGCATTAAGCCAAAGTTTATTTATGTTATTCCCGATTTTCAGAATCCTACAGGAATTACCATGCCTAAATCGCGCCGCTTAGAAATTATAAAATTGGCACATAAATACGATGTATTAATTGTTGAGGATTGCCCTTATCGCGAAGTACGTTTCGAAGGCGAAGCACAGCCTATGATGTATGAGCTTGATAATGATGATCATGTTATGACACTGGGAACTTTCTCGAAAATTTTTGCTCCCGGACTTCGTATTGGTTGGATTTTAGGCCCCGAAGCGGTGAATGAGAAAATTGTAATTGCCAAGCAATCGGCCGATTTATGTACACCTACTTTTGTGCAGAAAATAGCTGTTCGTTATTTAAAATCGGGAGTGTTCGAAAGTAATTTGAAAAAAACAATCGATTTGTATCATCAGCGTCGCGATGTAATGCTTAGCGAGATGGAGAAATGCATGCCAAAAGGGGTAAGTTGGACGCATCCCGAAGGTGGAATGTTTTTGTTTATTACTTTACCTGATAATATGAACACTTTGGAATTATTCCACAAAGCAATTGAGAAAAAAGTAGCTTTTGTTACAGGTAATGTATTTTATTGCGATGGAAGCGGAACAAATACTATGCGTCTTAATTTTTCTTATGTAAATAATGAAAAGGCCAAAGAAGGTATAAAGCGACTGGCAAAAATTATCGAAGAAGAAATGGTAAAAAATACCAGTGAAATTCTTACAATATAG